In the genome of Flexistipes sinusarabici DSM 4947, one region contains:
- a CDS encoding efflux RND transporter permease subunit has product MFDFFYKRPQLLYSLLAGFIFLGLIGFLKMPRNFFPDAEYPQVFVITQVPGATAETVSSTVSKVLEEEIYTLANIRSVSSTNIAGMSVVRAEFDYSKELGEAAVYVNNALNRVRSQLPEDAAPSIYTSGAFNAPVDVFTLTPAVDSMTLADVRKIAESDVKRELLQNKYIGNVEIFGGYEGAVSVELDPMKMRKYSLVAADVIKTISNTYKDIPMGFLQSEDNYITVNFYGEDVPVGSLRKLSVKSNVKLKDVAEISWGHDKNRSAYVGNAQNGIAVIVKRPPGGSIVDASNAAREIVDKLKNRFDNIAFSISDTQKDLVDTSLRNMFDTLKLTIIIVVFVILLFLANIRATLASAITIPMIFFTSLGVIWITGGELNLIVMTAIVLALGLVVDDSVVVLENIERHFNDLNKPIDRAVKEGTKEVTLASFSGTLTTIIAVFPLMFVGGFPEKIFKPLSFTLIIALSVSYFLSITFIPRVFILFYKNGTKQWKIEKVLNNFYFKTLDKLKLPYISMLKSTKKSHFRKIFIILIAFALLVVSGKNIVPVIGRDVIPPMDTGIIKVQVSFSSNMPSLESLHRIKGFTEWLHKQPEVKKSSVSIGSEPGVLAMGNGALSGEVNIIIHLSNRFDRDASMWDVEERIRKQLSQLKGAKYVNVYDYGATPFSSIKAPVVTRIKAEDFETLPQIASKIREKMLNVKGINSADINWNNDMKEVLLDINKSKLAFYGLTGTELSRQLALKGVRAGDKSSFSSIKSQEIKVYYEKPFDENIRSLSLLPIKTEKGFIPLSQLVDIKTGFTPAKITREDLLYSIDVNGYTGKRPVSIVTSDVKKKIAELDTVGYKVSQEGNITALNDSFKRLSVAVGISAIFLLIALYTIYKSMKLALIMIPMLPLSAIGAFWALLFFNKPLCLPAMVGLLLLFGIILNNAILLVDFYREFKDEYGPFDAAVKSVQVRFRPVLMTAVSTIAGMIPLALEMAVGLERVSPLADVAIGGLLIGTVITLVFIPMFCYWFEGKKTKTE; this is encoded by the coding sequence ATGTTCGATTTTTTTTATAAAAGACCGCAGTTATTATACAGCCTGTTGGCAGGATTTATATTCTTAGGTCTGATTGGTTTCCTAAAAATGCCGAGAAATTTTTTTCCGGATGCCGAATACCCTCAGGTATTTGTCATCACTCAGGTTCCCGGAGCAACTGCAGAGACAGTATCTTCCACTGTTTCAAAAGTACTGGAAGAAGAAATTTATACCCTTGCAAACATAAGGAGTGTAAGCTCCACAAACATTGCCGGTATGTCCGTTGTCAGAGCTGAATTTGATTACTCAAAAGAGCTGGGTGAAGCGGCGGTATACGTAAACAATGCTCTTAACCGTGTGCGCTCACAGCTGCCGGAAGATGCCGCGCCTTCTATCTATACTTCAGGAGCTTTTAATGCACCGGTTGATGTTTTCACGCTAACTCCTGCGGTTGATTCAATGACTTTGGCTGATGTCCGGAAAATTGCTGAAAGCGACGTCAAGCGTGAATTGCTGCAAAACAAGTATATAGGTAATGTTGAAATCTTCGGCGGATACGAGGGGGCAGTATCTGTTGAGCTTGATCCTATGAAAATGCGCAAATATTCACTTGTTGCAGCAGATGTAATAAAGACAATAAGCAACACATACAAAGATATCCCGATGGGATTCCTTCAGTCAGAAGACAACTATATCACTGTCAACTTTTACGGAGAAGATGTGCCCGTTGGCTCTCTTAGAAAACTCTCTGTAAAGAGCAATGTAAAACTGAAAGATGTGGCTGAAATAAGCTGGGGTCATGACAAAAATCGATCTGCATATGTGGGAAATGCCCAAAATGGAATTGCTGTAATCGTTAAACGACCTCCGGGCGGCAGTATCGTTGATGCCAGCAATGCAGCACGGGAAATTGTCGATAAATTGAAAAATCGATTTGATAATATTGCATTCAGCATATCCGACACCCAAAAAGATCTGGTAGATACATCTTTGAGAAATATGTTTGATACATTAAAACTGACAATAATTATTGTTGTTTTTGTCATACTTTTGTTTCTGGCCAATATCAGGGCCACGCTGGCTTCTGCAATAACAATACCTATGATATTTTTCACAAGTTTAGGCGTTATCTGGATTACCGGAGGCGAACTTAATCTGATTGTGATGACGGCAATTGTGCTGGCTCTTGGATTGGTTGTGGATGACTCTGTTGTTGTCCTGGAAAATATTGAGCGTCACTTTAATGATTTGAATAAACCCATAGACAGGGCTGTAAAAGAGGGAACAAAAGAGGTAACGCTGGCAAGTTTCAGTGGGACTCTGACCACAATTATCGCCGTTTTTCCTTTAATGTTTGTCGGCGGATTTCCTGAAAAAATTTTCAAACCTCTATCATTCACACTTATTATAGCCTTATCCGTGTCATATTTTCTTTCAATAACTTTTATTCCAAGAGTTTTTATACTTTTTTATAAAAACGGGACGAAGCAGTGGAAAATTGAAAAAGTGCTGAACAATTTTTATTTCAAAACGCTTGATAAATTGAAACTTCCCTATATTTCTATGCTTAAGTCTACGAAAAAATCACATTTCAGAAAAATTTTTATTATTTTAATAGCTTTTGCCCTGCTCGTTGTAAGCGGAAAAAATATTGTACCCGTTATCGGCAGGGATGTGATTCCCCCGATGGATACAGGGATTATTAAAGTTCAGGTGAGTTTCAGCTCCAATATGCCTTCGCTGGAAAGTCTACACCGGATAAAAGGATTTACTGAATGGCTTCACAAACAGCCTGAAGTAAAAAAATCATCCGTCTCCATCGGCAGCGAGCCCGGGGTTTTGGCAATGGGCAATGGTGCCCTTTCAGGCGAGGTTAATATTATAATCCACCTGTCTAACAGATTTGACAGAGATGCAAGTATGTGGGACGTGGAAGAAAGAATCAGAAAACAACTGAGTCAGCTTAAAGGTGCAAAATATGTCAATGTTTACGATTACGGAGCCACCCCTTTTTCTTCGATAAAAGCACCGGTGGTCACAAGAATCAAAGCTGAAGATTTTGAAACACTTCCACAGATTGCCTCTAAAATCAGAGAAAAAATGTTGAATGTCAAAGGTATAAATTCCGCTGATATCAACTGGAATAACGATATGAAAGAGGTGTTGCTGGACATAAATAAAAGCAAACTCGCCTTTTACGGCCTAACCGGTACTGAACTCAGCAGACAGCTTGCTCTGAAAGGTGTCAGAGCCGGAGATAAATCCTCCTTTTCATCAATTAAAAGCCAGGAGATAAAAGTTTACTATGAAAAACCCTTCGATGAGAATATCCGGTCTTTGAGTCTGCTGCCGATAAAAACTGAGAAAGGTTTTATTCCTTTGTCCCAGTTAGTAGATATTAAAACGGGATTTACTCCAGCTAAAATTACCAGAGAGGATTTATTATACAGTATAGATGTAAACGGATACACAGGCAAAAGACCGGTTTCGATTGTTACATCCGATGTAAAGAAAAAGATTGCAGAACTGGATACCGTCGGATACAAGGTAAGCCAGGAAGGAAATATTACAGCCCTTAATGACAGCTTCAAAAGGCTGTCAGTAGCTGTAGGAATATCTGCTATTTTCCTTTTAATCGCGCTGTACACCATTTATAAATCGATGAAGCTGGCACTTATAATGATACCGATGCTGCCGTTATCCGCAATCGGAGCATTCTGGGCACTTCTTTTTTTTAATAAACCCCTTTGCCTTCCTGCTATGGTCGGGCTGCTCCTTCTTTTCGGCATCATACTTAATAATGCAATCCTGCTCGTTGATTTTTACAGAGAATTCAAGGATGAATACGGCCCTTTTGATGCTGCGGTTAAAAGCGTACAGGTTCGTTTCAGACCGGTTTTGATGACGGCTGTTAGTACAATTGCCGGAATGATCCCCCTGGCTCTGGAAATGGCTGTAGGACTGGAAAGGGTATCACCGCTTGCTGATGTCGCCATCGGCGGACTGCTTATCGGCACGGTAATCACACTTGTTTTTATTCCTATGTTCTGCTACTGGTTTGAAGGAAAAAAGACAAAAACCGAATAA
- a CDS encoding efflux RND transporter periplasmic adaptor subunit, with product MIKKIISILIVILVVFSAVMLLKKRKARMAEAKPPAVKPIVVESFTLKKDNVLLTLPYIATVKSDAGAEINTKIAGRIEKLPVQTGERVKKGDLLVKIDDDELKSKINGLQKEKQSLKWEIQSVKSVLRAKRTNLENLKKKHARTAELLKVDGASIEEYESEETSIAALKSEIEIQKNKINTLQDKIKILESKISEIKASLKYTKIYSPVSGTVSEKYASEGENIIAGKKILKITGKDKKYLEIQLPQDKTAKTIKTNGEFYNIKGLNDTDASGTLRYKTSYIKKLKASTGEILPVEIVTYRGNNKLLPYNAVLDKDNDKFVFVYSNGDVQARRIDVAHSGIQGIVADNLSGVKRVITAKPDILLRVLSGVPVKVLSDKQ from the coding sequence GTGATTAAAAAAATAATATCAATATTAATAGTAATTCTGGTTGTTTTTTCTGCAGTAATGCTTTTAAAAAAGCGCAAAGCACGGATGGCTGAGGCGAAACCACCCGCCGTAAAGCCCATTGTTGTTGAATCATTTACATTAAAGAAAGATAACGTGCTGTTAACTCTTCCGTATATTGCCACAGTAAAAAGTGATGCCGGAGCCGAAATAAATACTAAAATCGCCGGCAGAATTGAAAAACTCCCCGTTCAAACAGGCGAAAGAGTGAAAAAGGGGGATCTTTTGGTTAAAATCGATGATGATGAACTGAAGTCTAAAATTAACGGTCTGCAGAAAGAAAAACAGTCTTTAAAATGGGAAATACAGTCTGTAAAAAGTGTACTCCGGGCAAAACGTACTAACCTGGAGAATTTAAAGAAAAAACACGCCAGAACTGCTGAGCTTTTGAAGGTGGATGGGGCATCCATAGAAGAATACGAGTCGGAGGAAACCTCCATAGCAGCGTTGAAATCGGAGATAGAAATACAGAAAAATAAAATCAATACTTTGCAGGATAAGATTAAAATCCTTGAGAGCAAAATAAGCGAAATAAAGGCATCTCTTAAATATACAAAAATCTATTCACCTGTCAGCGGAACAGTTTCCGAAAAATATGCTTCTGAAGGTGAAAATATTATAGCAGGGAAAAAAATCCTGAAAATCACCGGCAAAGACAAAAAGTATCTGGAAATACAACTGCCACAAGATAAAACAGCAAAAACAATAAAAACCAATGGCGAATTTTATAACATAAAAGGCCTGAATGATACTGATGCCTCAGGTACGCTCAGATATAAAACATCTTATATAAAAAAGCTTAAAGCATCAACGGGTGAGATTCTGCCGGTGGAAATAGTCACCTACCGGGGAAATAATAAACTTTTACCTTATAATGCAGTGCTTGATAAAGACAATGACAAATTTGTTTTCGTTTATTCTAACGGAGATGTTCAAGCCAGACGTATCGATGTGGCTCATTCGGGCATCCAGGGAATAGTTGCAGATAACTTAAGCGGAGTAAAACGTGTGATTACAGCAAAACCGGATATCCTTCTGAGAGTACTCTCCGGTGTGCCGGTGAAAGTGCTAAGCGATAAGCAATAA
- the phnD gene encoding phosphate/phosphite/phosphonate ABC transporter substrate-binding protein, with amino-acid sequence MKKFFLFLFVSLYFLSFNSQAQLKFGIASMISPEETFILYKDLNDYIAEKLDMRIETVLKKDYSDMNKLIVDNKVDFALVCTGSFFFLQDNEYKLMVTPVIDGKSTYRSYIIANSNSGIDELVDLKGKTFAFADRLSNSGSIYPKYIIIKRFNISYENFFQETFYTHSHDKSIYLVNKGVIALILH; translated from the coding sequence ATGAAAAAGTTTTTTTTATTTTTATTTGTGTCTTTATACTTTTTAAGTTTTAATTCTCAGGCGCAGCTGAAGTTCGGTATCGCTTCCATGATTTCTCCCGAGGAAACATTTATACTTTATAAAGACCTAAACGATTACATAGCTGAAAAACTTGATATGCGGATAGAAACGGTGCTTAAAAAGGATTACAGCGATATGAATAAACTTATTGTAGATAATAAGGTTGATTTTGCACTTGTATGTACTGGGTCTTTCTTTTTTTTGCAGGATAATGAATACAAACTTATGGTAACACCGGTTATCGACGGTAAAAGTACATACAGATCATATATTATTGCTAACAGTAACAGTGGTATAGACGAACTGGTCGATTTAAAGGGTAAAACATTTGCTTTTGCCGACAGGCTGTCCAATTCAGGTTCCATTTATCCTAAATATATAATAATTAAACGTTTTAATATTTCCTATGAAAATTTTTTCCAGGAGACTTTTTATACGCATTCACATGATAAATCGATATATCTGGTAAATAAAGGTGTAATAGCTTTAATTTTGCATTAG
- a CDS encoding ferredoxin, translating into MAKVALDQEECIGYRACVEICEEVFGFNEDEEKAYVIKPEGGPEEEIQEAIDSCPTDCIYWED; encoded by the coding sequence ATGGCAAAAGTAGCATTGGACCAGGAAGAATGTATAGGCTACAGAGCTTGTGTGGAAATCTGCGAAGAAGTTTTCGGCTTTAATGAAGACGAGGAAAAGGCATATGTGATCAAACCGGAAGGCGGACCTGAAGAAGAAATTCAGGAAGCTATCGATTCCTGCCCTACTGATTGCATCTACTGGGAAGACTAA
- a CDS encoding flavodoxin family protein, with product MFNILCIVGSRRKNGNTATLVKEAMKAFDTEKVQAELIFLDDYSFESCNGCNGCQNSFTCVIDDDMQKIYPKILASDAVVLGSPTYFYNITAETKAFIDRCFCLDFFDEDDRSVWISINDTGKQKYAAVISVAEQHSEKDMGVTPEVMKNSLESLGYRVVDVVKALGLFSAGEAAHDTTALQDAYNAGEKLLRTLRLRRKIEILMQNKKSE from the coding sequence ATGTTTAACATTCTTTGTATTGTCGGAAGCAGAAGAAAAAACGGCAACACAGCAACATTGGTGAAAGAGGCAATGAAAGCTTTTGATACAGAAAAAGTGCAGGCGGAGCTGATTTTTTTGGACGATTACAGCTTTGAAAGCTGCAACGGATGCAACGGATGCCAAAATTCTTTTACCTGTGTGATTGATGATGACATGCAGAAAATTTATCCGAAAATTCTTGCATCTGATGCTGTTGTATTAGGCTCGCCAACATATTTTTACAATATTACTGCGGAAACGAAAGCTTTTATCGACAGATGTTTCTGTCTTGATTTTTTTGATGAGGATGACCGTTCTGTCTGGATAAGTATCAACGATACCGGAAAACAGAAATATGCAGCTGTAATATCGGTGGCTGAGCAGCATTCTGAGAAGGATATGGGAGTAACCCCTGAAGTGATGAAAAACTCCCTGGAATCCCTGGGATATCGTGTAGTTGATGTGGTCAAAGCTCTTGGTCTTTTCAGCGCAGGTGAGGCAGCACATGATACAACTGCTTTGCAGGATGCTTACAATGCTGGTGAAAAACTTCTCAGAACACTCAGGCTTAGGAGAAAGATTGAAATATTAATGCAGAATAAAAAATCTGAATAA
- a CDS encoding ATP-grasp domain-containing protein: MGYWDYPVTLLASILTEKYGLPGVPVESILKCEHKYLSRLEQAKVIPEHIPLFEVFDPFNDNYMSDVKMLPPYWIKPIKSFSSYLAYRINSDLDFIDAREEIRRYIGKVTEPFEDFIHQLNLPEELTKNKGKTCIAESLLSGSMCTLEGYVYNNEVFVYGIVDSVRETDSSSFSRYEYPSKIPQTIQEEMEKITRKIMKHIGYNNNTFNIKFFYNQTSGKITLLEINPRHSQSHAFLFDSVDGVANHKIQLDLALGKKPELPEKFSGKYKKAAKFMTRTFEDGFITKVPTYRELKKINKENKDIIIKPLVKEGTRLSQLTYQDSYSYELANIYIPALDEKDLIEKYNKIISETNFKRAYENDISIV; this comes from the coding sequence ATGGGCTATTGGGACTATCCCGTTACCCTTCTTGCTTCTATTCTCACAGAAAAATACGGACTGCCCGGTGTTCCCGTTGAAAGCATATTAAAATGTGAGCACAAATATCTCAGCAGACTCGAGCAGGCAAAAGTCATTCCGGAGCATATTCCACTTTTTGAAGTTTTCGACCCCTTTAACGACAACTATATGTCAGATGTAAAAATGCTGCCGCCATACTGGATTAAACCGATAAAATCATTCAGCTCCTACCTGGCATATCGGATAAACAGTGACCTGGATTTTATCGATGCCAGAGAAGAAATCAGAAGATATATAGGGAAAGTAACCGAACCTTTCGAGGATTTTATTCACCAGCTTAATCTGCCGGAAGAACTGACGAAAAATAAAGGCAAAACGTGTATAGCTGAAAGCTTGCTTTCCGGGAGTATGTGTACACTGGAAGGTTATGTATATAACAACGAAGTTTTTGTATACGGGATTGTCGATTCTGTAAGGGAAACAGACAGTTCCTCATTTTCCAGATATGAGTACCCCTCAAAAATCCCACAGACTATACAAGAGGAGATGGAAAAAATTACCCGGAAAATAATGAAACACATAGGCTATAACAACAATACCTTTAACATAAAATTTTTCTACAATCAGACCAGCGGCAAAATTACTCTGCTTGAGATAAATCCAAGACACTCACAGTCACATGCATTTCTTTTTGACAGCGTTGACGGTGTGGCTAATCATAAAATCCAGTTGGATCTGGCCCTTGGGAAAAAGCCTGAATTGCCGGAAAAATTCAGCGGAAAATATAAAAAGGCTGCCAAATTTATGACCAGAACATTTGAAGATGGATTTATTACAAAAGTGCCTACTTACCGGGAACTGAAAAAAATCAACAAAGAAAATAAAGATATTATAATCAAACCTCTGGTAAAGGAAGGAACAAGACTATCTCAGTTGACTTACCAGGACAGTTACAGTTACGAATTGGCGAATATTTACATCCCGGCTTTAGATGAAAAGGATCTGATTGAAAAATATAACAAAATTATCTCAGAAACCAATTTCAAGCGCGCATACGAAAACGATATAAGTATTGTTTAG
- a CDS encoding GDCCVxC domain-containing (seleno)protein: MEIIKKSVITCPECGYEKEETMPTDACQYFYRCDNCKSILKSKEGDCCVFCSYGSVKCPPVQQKKSCC, from the coding sequence ATGGAAATTATTAAAAAGTCTGTAATAACATGCCCGGAATGCGGATACGAAAAAGAAGAAACGATGCCTACAGATGCCTGCCAGTATTTTTACAGATGTGATAACTGTAAAAGTATATTAAAATCCAAAGAGGGGGACTGCTGTGTTTTCTGCAGCTACGGTTCGGTTAAATGTCCCCCAGTACAGCAGAAAAAAAGCTGCTGCTGA
- a CDS encoding TolC family protein codes for MIKYFIVILLIPISSYAAGIDTLLETASQRPEIKSLKLSEEISRQERAKTLYNFTPKVDFYASYEYSSRPQNLVPITPGEMNINKSLPISENIYRYGVKASMPVFVKELFDTADILKLKKEKFGILTDIAVIKNQSLLVSLNSYFHYLNKKRKYLQKRIDSLKKTKEIVKTGVNAGRIPKSELYNIKKSLLELKMEFENLKRQTEDVKADIYKITGRHIEKPAEMNKTANFDKFLSNNDAGFIQLKPYKYDIKTANQELERQRAYRYPKVNLSASYTQNMGESYNKDEFESEDIGNVMVELSLPIFDAKSHKEIAIAKNEILKAKQDYLSERSVLSSLERKYSNKLPIVKKSIKQAEEDIIYAKKLLNTAKVAYKNRRMTVDDYLSYEADVLKSESNLAALKNEKWQIYAGQALLYGIRLTEVLK; via the coding sequence TGAAGAGATTTCCCGGCAGGAAAGAGCAAAGACACTATATAATTTTACCCCGAAAGTGGACTTTTACGCATCATACGAATATTCAAGCCGGCCGCAGAATCTGGTGCCGATCACACCGGGAGAAATGAATATAAATAAATCCCTCCCCATCTCTGAAAATATTTACAGATACGGTGTTAAAGCTTCGATGCCGGTTTTTGTAAAAGAATTATTTGATACGGCTGATATTTTAAAATTAAAGAAAGAAAAATTTGGAATTCTGACAGACATTGCGGTTATTAAAAATCAGTCACTGCTGGTTTCTCTGAACAGTTATTTTCATTATTTAAATAAAAAACGTAAATATTTGCAAAAGAGAATAGACTCTCTGAAAAAAACAAAAGAGATTGTGAAAACCGGTGTAAATGCCGGCCGGATTCCCAAATCGGAGCTTTACAACATAAAAAAGTCCTTGCTTGAGTTAAAAATGGAATTTGAGAATTTAAAAAGGCAGACTGAGGATGTTAAAGCGGATATATATAAAATTACCGGCAGACACATTGAAAAACCGGCAGAAATGAATAAGACAGCTAATTTTGATAAATTTCTCTCCAATAATGATGCAGGTTTTATTCAGCTGAAACCTTATAAATACGACATTAAAACCGCAAATCAGGAGCTTGAGAGACAAAGAGCCTACAGGTATCCGAAAGTTAATCTCTCTGCCAGCTATACGCAGAATATGGGTGAATCCTACAATAAAGATGAATTTGAAAGTGAAGACATCGGCAATGTTATGGTGGAGTTATCATTACCTATTTTCGATGCAAAATCGCACAAAGAAATCGCTATTGCTAAAAACGAAATATTAAAGGCAAAACAGGATTATCTTAGTGAACGCTCCGTCCTGTCTTCTCTTGAAAGGAAGTATAGCAATAAACTGCCTATTGTCAAAAAATCGATCAAACAGGCGGAAGAAGATATAATTTATGCTAAAAAACTGCTGAACACGGCAAAGGTGGCATATAAAAACAGACGGATGACTGTGGATGATTATCTCAGCTATGAGGCTGACGTTTTAAAGTCAGAGTCAAATCTGGCTGCTTTGAAAAATGAAAAATGGCAGATTTATGCAGGGCAGGCTCTCTTGTACGGAATAAGATTAACCGAGGTGCTAAAGTGA
- a CDS encoding IS1380-like element ISFsi1 family transposase has protein sequence MSKLNYKLERSNDKITPFGGISLLIPLLDKMGIRDFLDKELDHPGSNRGKPPSSKIIPVILSMICGGRSFSDIDKLSFDKVLSYISGIEDIPDSSSISRYFSKTESMLDEVAVNKTISKLGSLNYKIVKDALKRENLFSVTLDQDATYAKVYKRDAKYCYKKFKAYSSMTCFIGESGYCIDEEFREGNVSAQVGILEQLQRVHKYLESCGIEVSNVRNDSAGYQSKVLNYCFDNDLTFFIGGDLDSSVRKGINHIPSDSWKRYRNRYGDESDNEEIAEFIHCMENTKESFRIIVVRKKIESDNPTVPELLGDKYEYRVIATNSKLDAEKVVHFYNLRGVCEYNIKEAKYGFNLKSFPSGNLAGNGLWFKTGILAYNLIMYLKRIIMGGVYKNKEMGSIRYQVISIAGKLVSHGGNKLKLCCSVDMFKKMEQWRTECLTL, from the coding sequence ATGAGCAAACTAAACTACAAATTAGAAAGAAGCAATGATAAAATTACCCCATTTGGTGGAATATCTTTGTTAATCCCACTGTTAGATAAGATGGGCATCCGAGATTTCCTTGATAAAGAACTTGATCATCCAGGCTCTAACAGAGGCAAACCGCCATCTTCTAAAATAATTCCTGTTATTCTATCGATGATATGCGGTGGCAGGAGTTTCAGTGATATCGACAAACTTTCTTTTGATAAGGTTTTAAGCTATATCAGCGGTATTGAAGATATCCCGGATAGTTCCAGCATCAGTAGGTATTTTTCAAAAACAGAAAGCATGTTGGATGAAGTAGCAGTTAATAAAACAATCAGCAAACTGGGCAGTCTCAACTATAAAATAGTGAAAGATGCTTTAAAAAGAGAAAATTTATTTTCAGTTACTCTGGATCAGGACGCCACTTATGCAAAGGTGTATAAAAGGGATGCCAAGTATTGTTATAAGAAATTTAAAGCATACAGTTCTATGACGTGTTTTATAGGAGAGAGCGGTTATTGTATAGACGAGGAATTTCGGGAAGGCAATGTAAGTGCCCAGGTTGGCATACTTGAACAGCTTCAGAGAGTCCATAAATATCTTGAATCTTGTGGTATAGAAGTATCCAATGTTCGTAATGATTCTGCCGGTTACCAATCTAAAGTATTGAATTACTGTTTTGATAACGATTTAACGTTTTTTATAGGAGGTGACCTTGATAGTTCAGTTCGTAAAGGAATAAATCATATACCATCTGATTCATGGAAAAGATATAGAAATAGGTATGGAGATGAAAGCGATAATGAGGAAATAGCAGAGTTTATTCACTGTATGGAAAACACTAAGGAGAGTTTCCGTATAATAGTTGTTCGTAAGAAAATTGAGTCAGACAACCCCACAGTTCCGGAGCTTCTTGGTGATAAATATGAATATCGTGTTATTGCAACTAATTCAAAACTGGATGCAGAAAAGGTGGTACATTTTTATAATTTGCGCGGTGTTTGTGAATACAATATAAAAGAAGCAAAGTATGGTTTTAATTTAAAAAGCTTTCCTTCGGGTAATCTTGCGGGTAACGGCTTATGGTTTAAGACAGGAATACTGGCATATAATCTGATTATGTACCTCAAACGAATCATAATGGGAGGTGTCTATAAAAATAAAGAGATGGGTAGTATACGTTATCAGGTCATATCTATAGCGGGGAAACTTGTGTCCCACGGCGGTAATAAACTGAAGTTGTGCTGCAGTGTGGATATGTTCAAAAAAATGGAACAGTGGAGGACAGAATGTTTAACGTTGTGA
- a CDS encoding IS5 family transposase, which yields MYYLLKTKGVVMEKYIEPTVLDSMLDFKANDSTYLDKINSLIDWKKVKSILDKKYRWTKNTSGSRAYSPLLLFKILLVQSWEKLSDPQAEFALKDRLSVIRFVGVSVSGEVPDHSTISRFRSRLLELEIFDELFSEINRQLSELNLIVKSRKEAIIDATLVESSCRPRKVVNDIAEDRHEGDDDNDSSCGGSGGNNESNISYSKDTDASWLKKGNRAYYGYKQFFCVNSDGYILGEMVKSARESEVRNLAPLLQKLNLPKGTAIYADKGYSSESNRKDISGTYADMIMYKAARNKPLTGFQKFHNKAVSKVRYVVEQAIGLIKLHFGYTRSRFIGIDKVRLELSIHCMAYNLRKGALRMI from the coding sequence ATGTATTATTTATTAAAGACAAAAGGAGTTGTTATGGAAAAGTACATAGAACCCACAGTATTAGATTCAATGTTAGACTTTAAAGCTAATGATTCGACTTATCTTGATAAGATAAATTCACTTATAGACTGGAAGAAAGTAAAATCAATCCTTGATAAGAAATACAGATGGACTAAGAACACATCTGGCAGCAGAGCTTATTCCCCGTTACTTTTGTTTAAAATACTTTTAGTACAGTCGTGGGAAAAGCTGAGTGACCCTCAGGCTGAATTTGCCTTAAAGGATCGGTTGTCAGTAATAAGATTTGTAGGAGTAAGTGTATCCGGAGAAGTTCCGGATCACAGTACCATCAGCAGGTTTCGGAGCAGATTACTTGAATTGGAGATATTTGACGAGTTATTTTCAGAGATAAACAGGCAGTTATCGGAATTAAATTTAATAGTGAAAAGCAGGAAGGAAGCGATAATAGATGCGACATTGGTAGAGTCCTCGTGCCGTCCCCGTAAAGTAGTAAATGATATTGCAGAAGATCGGCATGAAGGAGATGATGACAATGATAGTTCCTGTGGTGGTTCCGGAGGGAATAATGAAAGCAACATAAGTTATTCGAAGGACACTGATGCGAGTTGGTTAAAGAAGGGTAATAGAGCGTATTATGGCTACAAACAATTTTTCTGTGTAAATTCGGACGGTTATATATTGGGAGAAATGGTAAAGAGTGCCAGAGAGAGTGAGGTGCGGAATTTGGCACCTTTATTACAAAAGCTTAATTTGCCTAAGGGAACGGCAATATATGCAGATAAAGGCTACAGCAGTGAATCTAACCGCAAAGACATATCAGGAACCTATGCAGATATGATAATGTATAAGGCAGCGCGGAATAAGCCACTTACAGGATTTCAGAAATTTCATAACAAGGCAGTAAGCAAGGTTCGTTATGTCGTTGAGCAGGCAATTGGATTGATTAAGCTTCATTTTGGTTATACTCGTAGCCGATTTATAGGTATTGATAAGGTTAGGCTGGAATTGTCTATACATTGTATGGCATATAATCTGAGAAAGGGTGCTTTAAGAATGATTTGA